In Cololabis saira isolate AMF1-May2022 chromosome 14, fColSai1.1, whole genome shotgun sequence, a single genomic region encodes these proteins:
- the scn4bb gene encoding sodium channel, voltage-gated, type IV, beta b → MATRARAGSCRNICFGAKLAAMEVRWIGGELLRLGTPCTTFSVIFTLLLGAWSAHGLEMSVGKIPFLEAVNGSTVLLPCTYSSCIGIKDLYFKWEFLNNGNNGTPTKVCDSTIPAEGVDITVDITKERVEFVGKNLNNNVSILIWNITFEDGGKYYCFGRNPKEKDKNHTAVFDLIVVDELRVVDKTLTIMIASAVGGAIAFLMGFMLLKNFTLFVMAKIEEKNKECLVSSSGIDNTENGLSGSKAGSKPTPKKK, encoded by the exons ATGGCCACACGAGCCAGGGCTGGATCCTGCAGGAACATTTGTTTTGGGGCAAAGCTAGCTGCAATGGAGGTCCGGTGGATTGGAGGTGAACTCCTGAGGCTTGGCACGCCATGTACAACCTTCAGCGTGATCTTCACTTTACTGCTTG GTGCGTGGTCCGCTCACGGCTTGGAGATGTCCGTGGGGAAGATTCCCTTCCTGGAAGCAGTGAATGGCAGCACCGTCTTGTTGCCGTGCACATACTCCAGTTGTATTGGCATTAAAGACCTCTACTTCAAGTGGGAGTTCCTCAACAATGGCAACAACGGCACCCCAACGAAG GTGTGTGACTCTACGATACCCGCTGAGGGGGTGGACATAACAGTAGATATAACTAAAGAGAGAGTGGAGTTTGTGGGGAAAAACCTCAATAACAACGTCTCCATCTTGATATGGAACATCACCTTTGAGGACGGAGGGAAGTACTATTGTTTTGGACGCAATCCCAAAGAGAAGGACAAGAATCACACCGCCGTCTTTGACTTAATTGTAGTGGATGAAT TGAGAGTGGTGGACAAAACGCTGACCATCATGATAGCCTCAGCTGTGGGTGGAGCCATTGCGTTCCTGATGGGCTTCATGCTgctgaaaaacttcactctctTTGTTATGGCCAAGATTGAGGAGAAAAA TAAGGAGTGCCTTGTATCTTCATCAGGGATCGACAACACAGAAAATGGCCTCTCAGGATCCAAAGCTGGTTCAAAACCAACACcaaaaaagaaatga